The sequence below is a genomic window from Aureispira sp. CCB-E.
TTGGATAGAGCAGAAGTTTATGTTGATGGTACAACTTTGATTGTTAAGATGAAACCAGGCATTTATAATAATATGGACATTGTTGCTAATATTACAATTCCTACTGTAGAGTTTGTAGAGGTAAAAGGGAGTGGAAATATTTGGGTGAATGATTTTTCTGGTTTAGGAGACTTGTCTTTAAATGTGTCTGGCAGTGGAAATATTAGTACAGGAAATCTAGATTTGGGGCAAAACAAATTGATTACAGATATTTCGGGATCTGGAGACGTAAGTGTTAGTGGTGTAGCAGCTTCTTCTTATATTAAAATATCTGGTTCTGGTAATTATGCAGGCTTTGGAATGCCAGTAGATGTTAGCGATGTAAAAGTTTCAGGCTCTGGCAATATTGATGTTACGGTTAATAATAGTTTGAGCGTAGATATTTCTGGAAGTGGTAATGTGAGCTATAAAGGGCAACCTACAGTCAATACAGAAATAACAGGAAGTGGGAGCGTGATCAACGCCAATTAAGCTTACCTTTAAAAGTAAAAACTTTACTTCGTGGCTTTTAGAAACCCTTAAAAGCCACGAAGTATTAATAAAACAAAAAAAATATTTCATTATTTGCTTTGGTTTTACCACAATTTACCATGATTAGTAATCTTTTACCAAAGCTAAGAAACGGCTCTTTTTGAGGTAGAAAGCAAGTCTTATATTAATGGTATAATAAGCATCATTGTCTTTGGGGTCGCCTCTTTGGGCATTGGGTGCAGTAATATAACCATAGATATTATTGGGATCGTGTTCTACTGAACGTCGTGCTAATGAAGTTGCTAGTTGCGCTGTTTCAGCATTAAAATTTTTCTCAAAAACAGCAGGGGCTACATAATCCGTCGAAACATCATCTATATAATCGGTAAAGGTAAACCGATGATTGATTTCTAAAGAAAGTATCCAATCGTGATTGTGTTCCCATTGCACACCAAATCCCACAGGAATAATAAATTGAACCAAGCTGTAGGTAGGACGCCCCTCAACCAAGCCTTGTCCTTCTGTAGATAAAGGGCGCAAATCAACCCAGTCTCCATTGTATTCAGCTTGAGGATTAAAGACCAAAAAGCCTGCTCCAAGGACAATATAGGGAGAAAGTGTATTTTGCTTGGTTTTAGTATATCGACTACCCGTTAGTTTGAAATTGTAGGGAATGAATTGGCAACTATTCGTCAATTCAAATACGTGTGTTTGAAAATGCAGATTTCGATAAAATCTAAACCAACCGTCTTTATCGCTGTGTGTCGTTGCTGAAAATCCTTTGCCAGCAAATTTATCGTTTCCACTTAAATTAAGATAAGACATTTCCAGTCGAAATGAAAAATGTCCTCCCATATTATAACGCCCAAAAAAGCCAACAGCAGGACGAATACTAGGCAAATCAGTATCAATGATAAAAGATTGCCCAATGGCTTCTGTCCCTCCCAAATCTCCAAGGAATTGACTTGTACCAATGTGAAAACCAAGCTCGATGGGGTATCGAGGAATGTAGTGCATCCGTTTCTTTTTCCTCTCTTTGTACTCGTAATCTTGAGAATAGCTAGAGATACAGCCCAACAAAAAAAGAAAACAGATAAAGAACTTGAGTCTCATTGAATATGTGAATTTTTATAGATTGAATAAACGAGTCTTAATCTGTCTATCTCAAATTCTATAAGGGGAATAAATAGGTAAGGTAGGGTAACGCAGTTTTGAAATAACTTTTAAGAAAAGAATTTTTTCTGTAAATTATTCGTGAATAACACTACCTATTTGTATTATTAGTTATAGTTTAATGTTAATATATAAAATATAGGAGATGATAGCTTTGTAATGATAAAGCTGAATGTTAATAGAGGCAAAAATAATGAACAAAATGGACTTAAGCAAACAAAAGTCTTTTTATAAATATAGAGGATAAAAAAAACACCTTTTGTCTTTTTGCAAAAGGTGTTTTTCAGTATAAAGCAAGTGATTTAAAAAATATATAATAAAAAATGTATTTTATCGACTATTTTGAGAATGCAATTACTTATTGTAGTTAAATTTAAAATTCGACGTCTAGACGTACTGTAATATTGGCTGGTGCATCTACCAATGCAGGGCGAATCATGTATTCTTGATTGAGTAGATTTTTGCCTACCAAAGAAAGT
It includes:
- a CDS encoding DUF6089 family protein, translated to MRLKFFICFLFLLGCISSYSQDYEYKERKKKRMHYIPRYPIELGFHIGTSQFLGDLGGTEAIGQSFIIDTDLPSIRPAVGFFGRYNMGGHFSFRLEMSYLNLSGNDKFAGKGFSATTHSDKDGWFRFYRNLHFQTHVFELTNSCQFIPYNFKLTGSRYTKTKQNTLSPYIVLGAGFLVFNPQAEYNGDWVDLRPLSTEGQGLVEGRPTYSLVQFIIPVGFGVQWEHNHDWILSLEINHRFTFTDYIDDVSTDYVAPAVFEKNFNAETAQLATSLARRSVEHDPNNIYGYITAPNAQRGDPKDNDAYYTINIRLAFYLKKSRFLALVKDY
- a CDS encoding head GIN domain-containing protein, with the protein product MKTVFNLSIFALLIVAFSSCDKTSPTITNGYSLSTINKVSIQCACDANIYSGATQKVELTGSEHLLDRAEVYVDGTTLIVKMKPGIYNNMDIVANITIPTVEFVEVKGSGNIWVNDFSGLGDLSLNVSGSGNISTGNLDLGQNKLITDISGSGDVSVSGVAASSYIKISGSGNYAGFGMPVDVSDVKVSGSGNIDVTVNNSLSVDISGSGNVSYKGQPTVNTEITGSGSVINAN